A genomic region of Leptospira saintgironsiae contains the following coding sequences:
- a CDS encoding adenylate/guanylate cyclase domain-containing protein, translating into MSVFKTLFEYCRIPERIWKKLLSIGVEDAPGARYIVATNAVVLITAIFTLVYYIVFTAFGLTFPIWLYLLWTLNVFGYAFVLFLNFIRSHKAARLLLAAVGTMQLLMISRILPQEAGLDLYIIASFAFPFYIFPPEEKKYIYLMEAALALLFVAVHIIPYFFDPILSLEPKYRSYFYFTSLVLVVAWFSFIGKELAQAAWEADRSLKEEKAKTELLLLNILPRETAEELKKTGSSEPRLITQATVLFTDFYGFTSIAEKLTPNDLVKELDFCFRHFDSVTETHRLEKLKTIGDAYMCVAGVPSYRSSHAVDSLLAALEMLERLEELSKLKKGPNWKARIGIHSGPLVAGVIGARKFSYDVWGDTVNLASRMESNSEPGKVNVTQSIVDLTDEYFQFKSRGKLPVKNKQKTAMYFLLGLKPEFRDRKNPRNPNGKFWEEYGKQFGRREPIVSF; encoded by the coding sequence ATGAGCGTTTTTAAGACCTTATTCGAATATTGCCGGATCCCTGAAAGGATCTGGAAAAAACTATTATCGATAGGAGTAGAAGACGCACCAGGAGCAAGATACATAGTCGCCACCAACGCTGTAGTGTTGATCACGGCAATATTTACATTAGTTTATTATATTGTATTCACTGCCTTTGGGTTAACATTCCCAATCTGGCTATATTTACTTTGGACACTAAATGTATTCGGATATGCATTCGTGCTATTCTTGAATTTTATTCGTTCGCACAAGGCCGCAAGACTATTACTAGCAGCCGTAGGAACAATGCAACTCTTGATGATCTCCAGGATCCTGCCTCAAGAAGCAGGGTTAGATCTATACATTATTGCAAGTTTTGCATTTCCCTTTTATATATTTCCTCCGGAAGAAAAGAAATACATCTACCTAATGGAAGCCGCACTTGCGCTTTTGTTTGTTGCTGTTCATATCATACCTTATTTTTTCGATCCAATCCTTAGCTTAGAACCAAAATACAGAAGTTACTTTTATTTTACTAGTTTGGTCCTGGTGGTCGCATGGTTTTCATTCATCGGTAAAGAATTGGCACAAGCAGCTTGGGAAGCAGACCGTTCTCTCAAGGAAGAGAAAGCGAAAACAGAATTATTATTATTGAATATACTCCCACGCGAAACAGCAGAAGAACTCAAAAAAACAGGAAGTTCCGAACCAAGATTAATCACCCAAGCCACTGTTCTATTCACAGATTTTTATGGCTTCACTTCTATCGCCGAAAAACTTACACCGAACGATCTAGTAAAAGAATTAGATTTTTGTTTTAGGCATTTCGACTCTGTCACCGAAACACATAGATTAGAAAAATTGAAAACAATCGGAGACGCATATATGTGCGTAGCCGGAGTTCCTTCCTATAGATCTTCTCATGCAGTTGATAGCCTACTCGCAGCATTAGAAATGCTTGAACGTCTGGAAGAATTATCAAAATTAAAAAAAGGCCCTAACTGGAAGGCAAGAATTGGAATTCACTCCGGCCCCTTAGTCGCAGGAGTAATCGGCGCACGAAAATTTTCATACGATGTCTGGGGAGACACAGTCAATCTCGCTAGCCGAATGGAATCCAATAGCGAACCTGGAAAAGTAAACGTGACCCAATCCATCGTGGATTTAACCGATGAATATTTTCAATTCAAGTCTCGCGGAAAACTTCCGGTGAAGAACAAACAAAAAACTGCGATGTATTTTCTATTAGGATTAAAACCAGAATTCAGAGATCGAAAAAATCCTCGGAACCCAAACGGAAAATTCTGGGAAGAATACGGCAAACAATTCGGAAGAAGAGAACCAATCGTTTCTTTTTAA
- a CDS encoding ABC transporter ATP-binding protein has product MGIILENVKKSFGKPPTDIIKGISLEIEENEFVSLTGKSGSGKSTLLYLISSLDDPSQGNISIDGRTISSLSQADLHSFRNLHMGFVFQFHYLLPEFTALENVLMPALKAGRLKEKREDAIRLLKRFDLGDKLDHIPSKLSGGQMQRVSIARALVMKPRYLFADEPTGALDSANAKIVMDIFKDINKTEGTTVIMVTHDPDFAKSAKRQIKLVDGMISNGKGEK; this is encoded by the coding sequence ATGGGAATTATATTAGAAAACGTTAAAAAGAGTTTTGGCAAACCCCCTACGGATATCATCAAAGGGATTAGTCTTGAGATCGAAGAAAACGAATTCGTTTCTTTAACTGGAAAATCAGGATCCGGAAAAAGTACACTTTTATATTTGATTAGCAGTTTGGATGATCCTTCTCAAGGAAATATTAGTATAGATGGAAGAACGATTAGTTCTTTGTCTCAGGCTGATCTACATTCTTTTAGAAATCTTCATATGGGATTTGTATTCCAATTTCATTATCTTCTTCCTGAGTTTACTGCTTTGGAGAATGTTCTGATGCCAGCTTTAAAAGCAGGAAGGCTGAAAGAAAAAAGAGAAGATGCAATCCGTCTTTTAAAACGATTCGATTTAGGAGATAAATTGGATCATATTCCTTCTAAACTTTCTGGAGGACAGATGCAAAGGGTTTCGATCGCAAGAGCATTGGTAATGAAACCTAGATATCTTTTTGCTGATGAGCCCACTGGCGCCTTGGATTCCGCAAATGCAAAGATTGTAATGGATATCTTTAAGGATATCAACAAGACGGAAGGAACTACAGTGATCATGGTTACTCATGATCCTGATTTTGCCAAATCCGCTAAGAGGCAGATCAAACTTGTGGATGGTATGATCTCCAACGGTAAGGGGGAAAAATGA
- a CDS encoding efflux RND transporter periplasmic adaptor subunit, producing the protein MKISLPFDRWILQLKERPKLLVWGILPIILLLILFVWRGRNSNTGTSEIIQGSIIESVYGLATVSSSEVYHLRVAIPSAIRKIYVEEGDQVQEGSPLVEFDSFGTMKSPFAGVVTNVAYETKETVVPQTPVVTVMDLKKRYLTVSLEEKGAVKVKKGQKVRIRFEALGDKNFAGEVKSVYPADGQFQVHITPIGIPSEILPGMTADIAIETSSKENVILVPIKGIQSGKIKILENGKIRVKEIETGLTNGEYAELVSGDVSLGDKVLVQEDK; encoded by the coding sequence ATGAAAATTTCACTTCCATTTGATCGTTGGATCCTTCAGCTCAAAGAAAGACCTAAACTTCTAGTTTGGGGCATTCTTCCGATAATCTTGCTTTTAATTCTCTTTGTTTGGAGAGGTAGGAATTCCAACACAGGCACCTCAGAGATTATCCAAGGCTCTATCATTGAATCAGTATATGGACTCGCGACTGTCAGTTCTTCGGAAGTCTATCATCTCAGGGTTGCGATACCTTCCGCCATTCGAAAAATTTATGTAGAAGAAGGGGATCAGGTCCAAGAAGGAAGTCCTCTTGTTGAATTCGACAGTTTTGGAACGATGAAGTCTCCTTTTGCTGGAGTAGTAACTAACGTTGCATACGAGACTAAAGAAACTGTGGTTCCTCAAACGCCAGTGGTAACTGTGATGGATCTGAAGAAAAGATACCTGACTGTATCTTTAGAAGAGAAGGGTGCAGTAAAGGTTAAAAAAGGGCAGAAGGTTCGAATTCGTTTTGAAGCATTGGGAGACAAAAACTTCGCAGGGGAAGTGAAGTCAGTATATCCAGCAGACGGACAATTCCAAGTTCATATCACTCCAATCGGAATTCCTAGTGAAATACTTCCTGGGATGACTGCAGATATTGCTATTGAAACTTCGAGTAAAGAAAATGTTATATTAGTTCCGATTAAGGGCATCCAGTCTGGGAAAATTAAAATATTAGAAAACGGTAAAATTCGTGTTAAGGAGATCGAAACTGGTCTTACAAATGGTGAATACGCCGAGCTTGTTTCTGGAGATGTAAGTTTAGGAGATAAGGTACTCGTCCAGGAGGATAAATAG
- a CDS encoding valine--tRNA ligase — MKKQISDRYEPTSVEPKWISLWEKEKSFEPNLKAGESFTIVLPPPNVTGSLHIGHALNHTIQDILTRIERKKGKSALWVPGTDHAGIATQVVVERELAKEGKKRTDFTREEFEKKVWEWKEHSGGMIQNQQKLLGESVDWSRSRFTMDEGLSKAVFKVFKTLYDEGLIYRGERIINWCPKTLTAISDLEVEHREVKGKLYHLRYPIVGQPGKYLIVATTRPETMFGDVAVAAHPDDERYKSLKGAELELPLTDRKIPLLFDSFVDKEFGSGLVKITPAHDPNDFEAGQRLGLKPLLVMNPNATLNENAGKYAGLERFVARKKVIDDLQALGLVEKIEEHTHSIGHNSRGGEIIEPYLSTQWFCKMKPLAELAIQAVQSGETEFVPKLWEKTFYEWMNNIRDWCISRQLWWGHRIPAYHCKNCKHIEVSETNIHNCPKCNSTEVEQDTDVLDTWFSSQLWPFSTLGWPENTEDLKKFYPTSVLVTGFDIIFFWVARMIMMGKKFLGKAPFQKVIIHGLVRDKEGKKFSKSIGNVIDPLDMMNKYGTDSFRFFLAATLPEAKDVLFDESRLDGYRSFCNKIWNSSRFILMNMDADWKLEDLESKYGSKLEPMDKWILHRFNETLANYEKAYSKFLFFEMASQIYDFVWGDFCDWYIELVKPRIYGKLGEESQEIAKQVLASILIKALGLLHPFMPFLTEEIYEVFSEGDFLIQTPFPTSYNVSAGDEGVQKTIILQDVVTQIRVQRAENGVPLDKKCKVILKSSESLVASAVKDFEFSILQLARLESIEVNTNYTGEKTDSVGAFRFGEVILPLAGMIDFEKERARIDKELQKLIQEEEKLASKLGNENFIAKANPDVIEKEKEKLKNVRDKKEVLQKGLEKLG, encoded by the coding sequence ATGAAGAAACAAATCAGCGATCGCTACGAACCTACCAGCGTAGAACCGAAATGGATCTCTCTCTGGGAGAAAGAAAAAAGTTTTGAGCCCAACCTCAAGGCAGGGGAATCTTTTACCATCGTTCTTCCTCCTCCAAACGTGACCGGAAGCCTTCATATTGGTCACGCACTCAATCATACAATCCAAGATATTCTAACTCGTATTGAACGTAAAAAAGGTAAATCTGCTCTTTGGGTTCCGGGAACGGACCATGCGGGAATTGCAACTCAAGTAGTTGTAGAAAGAGAACTCGCCAAAGAAGGCAAAAAGAGAACCGACTTCACTAGAGAGGAATTCGAAAAGAAAGTTTGGGAATGGAAAGAACACTCAGGTGGAATGATCCAAAACCAACAAAAACTTTTAGGAGAATCAGTAGATTGGTCTCGTTCCAGATTTACTATGGACGAAGGATTGTCCAAAGCTGTATTCAAAGTTTTCAAGACATTATATGATGAAGGTTTAATATATAGAGGAGAAAGGATCATCAACTGGTGTCCTAAAACTCTTACTGCTATTTCGGATCTAGAAGTTGAGCATAGGGAAGTAAAAGGTAAACTTTATCATCTTCGCTATCCTATTGTTGGTCAACCAGGCAAATATCTGATCGTTGCTACTACAAGACCTGAAACTATGTTTGGGGACGTTGCAGTTGCAGCTCATCCTGATGACGAAAGATATAAATCTTTAAAAGGTGCGGAGTTGGAACTCCCACTAACCGATAGAAAGATCCCACTTCTATTCGATTCTTTTGTAGATAAAGAATTCGGATCCGGTCTAGTTAAGATCACTCCTGCTCATGATCCAAATGACTTCGAAGCAGGACAAAGATTAGGTCTTAAACCATTACTAGTAATGAATCCGAATGCAACTCTGAATGAGAATGCAGGAAAATATGCAGGATTAGAAAGATTCGTAGCTCGTAAAAAAGTAATCGATGATCTACAAGCTCTCGGTCTAGTAGAAAAGATAGAAGAGCATACTCATTCGATCGGTCATAATTCCAGAGGTGGAGAAATTATAGAACCTTACTTATCTACTCAATGGTTCTGTAAAATGAAACCTTTAGCTGAACTTGCGATCCAAGCAGTTCAATCCGGAGAAACTGAATTTGTTCCTAAACTTTGGGAAAAAACTTTCTACGAGTGGATGAACAATATTAGAGATTGGTGTATCTCCCGCCAGTTATGGTGGGGACATCGTATCCCCGCATATCATTGCAAAAATTGTAAACATATAGAAGTTTCCGAAACTAATATTCACAACTGTCCTAAATGTAACTCTACGGAAGTAGAACAAGACACTGATGTTTTAGATACTTGGTTCTCTTCTCAACTTTGGCCTTTCTCTACCTTAGGTTGGCCCGAAAATACTGAAGACCTAAAAAAATTCTACCCTACTTCCGTACTCGTTACCGGATTCGATATCATATTCTTCTGGGTTGCTAGAATGATCATGATGGGAAAGAAATTTTTAGGTAAGGCTCCTTTCCAAAAAGTTATCATTCACGGATTAGTAAGAGATAAAGAAGGTAAGAAGTTTTCCAAGTCAATAGGAAACGTTATCGATCCTTTGGACATGATGAACAAGTACGGAACTGATTCTTTCCGCTTCTTCTTAGCTGCTACTTTACCTGAAGCAAAAGACGTTCTTTTTGATGAAAGCAGATTAGATGGCTATCGTTCTTTCTGTAATAAGATCTGGAACTCAAGTCGTTTCATCCTGATGAATATGGATGCAGATTGGAAACTAGAAGATCTGGAATCTAAGTATGGTTCTAAATTAGAACCGATGGACAAGTGGATCCTTCATAGGTTCAATGAAACTCTTGCCAATTACGAAAAAGCATATTCCAAATTTCTGTTTTTTGAAATGGCTTCTCAAATTTATGATTTTGTTTGGGGAGATTTTTGCGATTGGTATATCGAGTTAGTTAAACCGCGAATTTACGGCAAACTCGGCGAAGAATCTCAAGAAATCGCAAAACAAGTACTAGCAAGTATCTTAATTAAAGCATTAGGACTTCTTCATCCTTTTATGCCTTTCTTAACTGAGGAAATTTACGAAGTATTCAGCGAAGGGGATTTTTTGATCCAAACTCCTTTTCCGACTTCTTATAATGTTTCCGCCGGCGATGAAGGCGTTCAAAAAACTATTATTCTGCAAGATGTAGTAACCCAAATTCGCGTTCAAAGAGCGGAGAATGGTGTTCCATTAGATAAAAAATGTAAAGTGATCTTGAAATCTTCAGAGTCTTTAGTTGCTTCCGCAGTAAAAGACTTTGAGTTCTCTATCTTACAGTTAGCTCGTCTAGAAAGTATAGAAGTGAATACAAACTATACTGGAGAAAAAACAGACTCAGTTGGCGCATTCCGATTCGGAGAAGTAATCCTTCCTTTAGCGGGAATGATAGACTTCGAAAAAGAAAGAGCACGTATAGACAAAGAATTACAGAAATTAATCCAAGAAGAAGAGAAACTCGCTTCCAAATTAGGAAACGAGAACTTCATCGCGAAAGCGAATCCGGACGTGATCGAAAAAGAAAAAGAAAAACTGAAAAACGTCCGTGATAAAAAAGAAGTTCTACAAAAAGGTTTGGAAAAACTAGGTTAA
- a CDS encoding GyrI-like domain-containing protein, producing MKIFLGAILALVVSGVGYSYYLGAFDPVQVKEETLGPFYVLSHDRVGNYRNVGETFEAIQKEFPEKGLKNYKMFGIYKDNPNTVPEEKLRCEVGALFSEPITEIPSGFSLPLKYKVIEKKKYLTADFPLKSFVSIFLGIFKVYPELMKACIEKGCDMNGKASMEIYEPVVEKNTKYLFSLDK from the coding sequence TTGAAAATTTTTCTAGGTGCTATTCTTGCTTTAGTCGTTTCAGGCGTTGGTTATTCTTATTATCTGGGTGCATTCGATCCTGTTCAGGTAAAGGAAGAAACATTAGGACCGTTCTATGTTCTATCTCATGACAGAGTGGGAAATTATAGGAATGTAGGAGAAACTTTCGAAGCCATCCAAAAAGAATTTCCGGAGAAGGGACTTAAGAATTATAAAATGTTCGGTATCTATAAGGATAATCCGAATACTGTTCCGGAAGAAAAATTAAGATGCGAAGTAGGTGCTTTGTTTTCAGAGCCAATCACTGAAATTCCTTCGGGATTTTCTTTACCTTTAAAATACAAGGTTATCGAAAAGAAAAAATATCTAACAGCTGACTTTCCTCTGAAAAGTTTTGTTTCTATCTTCCTTGGAATTTTTAAAGTTTATCCGGAACTTATGAAGGCCTGTATAGAAAAAGGTTGTGATATGAATGGAAAAGCTTCTATGGAAATTTATGAACCGGTCGTAGAGAAAAATACGAAATATCTATTTTCTTTGGATAAATAA
- a CDS encoding ABC transporter permease codes for MLFIALRQMSARKKQTLLTLLGIILGATAYIVISGIMLGLREYLIDQLVNNDAHIRISSQVKIIGEKDLDQVLFHSKEIPFWSVPPSGRRDTEQIENQAGWQKKVASDPEVEASSPQLQIKVIYRRGKIAEAGRIIGVKPEFQAKVARINENIIQGDFLEIKESGNKLVIGEGLRLLLGARISDTVYISTGKSEPIPFKIAASFQMGNKAIDDSTAFANLGDVQSLNQTPNRISDIAVRLKDVSKATPKAREWSESGDVKVQSWEDVNATFISLFKMQDAIRYALVGTILLVAGFGIYNILNIVIGQKRREIAILRSIGYEAKDILKIFLIQGLILGVAGGVFGMFLGNLICRRLEHVSFSNPLMQTKSGMMMVSFAPSIYFQAFLLAFIATLIASIFPARSASKLSPIEIIRGE; via the coding sequence ATGTTATTTATCGCTCTTAGGCAGATGTCTGCCCGTAAAAAGCAAACTCTTCTTACCTTACTCGGGATTATTCTAGGAGCAACTGCTTATATAGTGATCTCAGGGATCATGTTGGGCTTAAGAGAATATCTGATAGATCAACTTGTGAATAATGATGCGCATATAAGGATCTCTTCTCAGGTAAAAATTATAGGTGAGAAGGATCTAGATCAGGTGCTTTTTCATTCTAAGGAAATTCCTTTCTGGTCCGTTCCACCTTCAGGAAGAAGGGACACTGAACAGATTGAGAACCAGGCAGGATGGCAAAAGAAAGTTGCCTCGGATCCGGAAGTAGAAGCGAGTTCTCCTCAACTTCAGATAAAAGTAATATATAGAAGAGGAAAGATTGCAGAAGCCGGAAGGATCATTGGAGTCAAACCTGAGTTCCAAGCCAAAGTCGCCAGGATTAATGAGAATATTATCCAAGGCGACTTTTTAGAAATTAAAGAAAGTGGGAATAAACTTGTAATTGGAGAAGGCTTAAGACTTTTACTCGGAGCCAGGATCTCTGATACAGTTTATATCAGCACAGGTAAGTCTGAACCGATTCCTTTTAAAATAGCTGCTTCTTTTCAAATGGGAAATAAGGCGATAGATGATAGTACTGCTTTTGCAAATTTGGGAGATGTCCAAAGTTTAAATCAAACTCCAAATCGGATCAGCGATATTGCAGTTCGTCTTAAAGACGTTTCTAAAGCGACTCCTAAGGCTAGAGAATGGTCTGAATCCGGAGATGTAAAGGTGCAAAGCTGGGAAGATGTAAATGCCACGTTCATTTCCTTATTTAAAATGCAAGATGCGATCCGCTACGCTTTGGTCGGAACAATCTTACTCGTAGCAGGATTCGGGATTTATAATATTCTAAATATTGTGATCGGACAAAAGAGAAGGGAAATCGCGATCCTTAGGTCTATTGGATACGAAGCAAAAGACATTCTGAAAATATTTCTGATCCAAGGTTTGATATTGGGAGTGGCTGGAGGAGTTTTCGGAATGTTTCTCGGCAATCTGATCTGCAGAAGGTTAGAGCATGTATCTTTTTCAAATCCTCTTATGCAGACCAAATCCGGTATGATGATGGTTTCATTTGCACCTTCTATTTATTTTCAAGCATTCTTACTCGCATTTATTGCAACTTTGATCGCGAGTATTTTTCCTGCAAGATCCGCGAGTAAACTTTCTCCTATAGAGATCATTCGGGGGGAATAA
- the prfB gene encoding peptide chain release factor 2, whose translation MEVKNAKELKRLSKELQENFLNRWKLLNLDKDQDQLKSYNDRIAEPSFWDNPDQAKSISQRKTELERKLEPWVNIRRDILDFPDLVELTFDEKGEDGVDELSSEYQRLKSEFERLELLGALNEPEDMKPAFLNIHPGAGGTESQDWAEMLFRMYLKYFDKKGYQYSVVDFQEGDGAGIKNATIHVIGDFAYGFMKCENGVHRLVRISPFDANKRRHTSFVSVHVSPELDDDIDIKIEDKDIRVDVYRSSGAGGQHVNTTDSAVRITHIPSGIVVACQNERSQIKNRDTAFKMLKARLYELEQERLKDDLEKKSGEKKDISWGSQIRSYVFHPYNMVKDHRTDQETGNVQAVMDGDIEPFIMAYLKTL comes from the coding sequence ATGGAAGTTAAGAACGCCAAGGAACTGAAGCGCCTCTCTAAAGAACTTCAAGAGAACTTTTTAAATCGCTGGAAACTTTTGAATCTAGATAAAGACCAGGATCAGCTTAAATCGTATAATGATCGTATCGCAGAACCTAGCTTCTGGGATAACCCTGACCAAGCAAAATCGATCAGCCAAAGAAAAACAGAGTTGGAACGAAAATTAGAACCTTGGGTCAATATCAGAAGAGATATATTAGATTTTCCTGATTTAGTTGAACTCACTTTTGACGAAAAGGGAGAAGACGGAGTAGACGAACTCAGCTCTGAATACCAAAGACTAAAATCCGAATTCGAAAGACTAGAACTTTTAGGCGCTCTTAACGAACCAGAAGATATGAAACCTGCCTTCTTAAATATCCATCCGGGTGCGGGTGGAACAGAAAGCCAGGACTGGGCAGAGATGCTTTTCAGAATGTATCTGAAATATTTCGATAAAAAGGGATACCAATACAGCGTTGTAGACTTCCAAGAAGGAGACGGCGCTGGGATCAAGAATGCCACCATACATGTGATAGGCGATTTTGCTTACGGATTTATGAAATGCGAGAATGGGGTGCATCGCTTAGTAAGGATTTCTCCTTTCGATGCAAATAAACGAAGACATACTTCGTTCGTGTCTGTTCACGTGAGTCCAGAGTTAGATGACGATATAGATATCAAGATAGAAGATAAAGATATCCGAGTAGATGTATATCGTTCTTCCGGAGCAGGTGGACAGCACGTTAACACAACTGACTCTGCAGTTCGTATTACTCATATTCCAAGTGGCATCGTGGTCGCTTGCCAAAACGAAAGGTCTCAGATCAAAAACAGAGACACTGCTTTCAAAATGTTAAAAGCAAGACTTTACGAATTGGAGCAAGAAAGATTAAAAGACGATCTGGAAAAAAAATCCGGAGAAAAGAAAGACATCTCCTGGGGAAGTCAGATCCGTTCTTACGTATTCCATCCGTATAATATGGTGAAAGATCATCGTACAGACCAAGAGACCGGAAACGTGCAGGCAGTTATGGACGGAGATATAGAACCGTTCATCATGGCTTACTTAAAAACTCTTTAA
- a CDS encoding TetR/AcrR family transcriptional regulator, with translation MIERILERTFLLFLSSGFAKTNTDQIAKHIGISKRTLYKYYDTKDKLIDSVFELMRSKVQSKFDKVLQDKTKDPIDRLKEILFFISDMGSKMSKTFAKDIEMVRPDLFVTMREFRKQRILSLADLLREGQKAGQIRKDVTPELTIDILLAAVDGILNPTYLFQSPYSNTMAFDAIVTIFLEGVQEKY, from the coding sequence ATGATAGAAAGAATTTTAGAAAGAACCTTTCTTCTTTTTTTGTCCTCCGGTTTTGCGAAAACGAATACAGATCAGATCGCAAAACATATAGGTATTAGCAAAAGAACATTATACAAATATTATGATACTAAGGACAAACTGATCGATTCTGTTTTCGAGCTGATGAGATCCAAGGTCCAATCAAAGTTTGATAAGGTTCTGCAGGATAAGACAAAGGATCCGATTGATCGTTTAAAAGAGATTTTATTTTTCATTTCAGATATGGGATCTAAAATGTCTAAAACATTTGCTAAAGATATTGAGATGGTTCGTCCGGACTTATTCGTGACCATGAGAGAGTTCCGTAAACAAAGGATATTAAGTTTAGCGGACCTTCTCCGGGAAGGGCAAAAAGCAGGACAAATACGAAAAGATGTTACACCGGAGCTAACGATCGATATTCTATTAGCCGCAGTGGACGGTATCTTAAATCCGACTTACTTATTCCAAAGTCCTTACTCTAATACGATGGCGTTCGATGCGATCGTTACCATCTTCTTAGAAGGAGTTCAGGAAAAATATTAA
- a CDS encoding DoxX family protein produces MNKTVIKVLYWATTGLIAVGNLFGAYAYTSQSPQVLEGLAHLGYPGYLALILGPAKGLSALALLYPKFPRLKEWAYAGVTFNVLGAGLSHLLAKDPNFATPFIFLVLVAVSYTTWRKLEADKA; encoded by the coding sequence ATGAACAAAACAGTTATTAAAGTTTTATATTGGGCAACAACAGGTCTTATCGCTGTTGGAAATTTATTTGGAGCTTATGCATATACAAGCCAAAGCCCACAGGTTTTAGAGGGGCTTGCTCATCTAGGTTATCCTGGATATCTTGCTTTAATTTTGGGGCCTGCGAAGGGCTTGAGCGCACTCGCACTTCTTTATCCTAAATTTCCAAGGCTGAAAGAATGGGCTTATGCTGGAGTCACCTTCAACGTATTAGGTGCTGGACTTTCTCATCTTCTTGCAAAAGATCCAAACTTTGCGACTCCATTTATTTTCTTAGTTTTGGTTGCTGTTTCTTATACTACTTGGAGAAAGTTAGAAGCTGATAAAGCTTAA
- the purD gene encoding phosphoribosylamine--glycine ligase — MSKILLIGSGGRESAIAYKLRQSPKLSQLHVFPGNGGFPDSEILAPNSFDLKSKSSVQSFIQKNEYDLVVVGPEDPLVDGIGDWLSEIGVPVFGPSAYCAQIEGSKEFAKALMIEAGVPTAKYASFEDYESAFAYVQKEGAPIVIKADGLAAGKGVTVCTELSQATHALKEIFLDNKFGKSGSKVVIEEFMEGQEASIFAISDGNTYFTLPAAQDHKRAYDGDQGPNTGGMGAYCPAPIVTKETLEKVNTLVFQPVFEIFRKKGNPYKGLLYAGLMIDTKGNPRVVEFNCRFGDPETQCVLPMLEGDLLEIFQASAKGALSDVKIGLKPGASTVVVLAAEGYPDSYEKNIPLNLPETSSKDLVVFHAGTSKKDGNLISTGGRILGISSYGKDLKESVDKVYSYLSGFKISKTFFRKDIASKAL; from the coding sequence ATGTCTAAGATCCTTTTAATCGGCTCCGGTGGTCGTGAGAGCGCTATTGCTTATAAACTTCGCCAGTCCCCTAAACTAAGCCAATTGCATGTTTTTCCAGGTAATGGCGGATTTCCAGATTCTGAGATTTTGGCTCCGAATTCCTTCGATCTAAAGAGTAAATCATCCGTTCAGAGCTTTATTCAAAAAAATGAATATGATTTGGTAGTAGTTGGTCCAGAAGATCCTCTAGTAGACGGGATCGGAGATTGGCTGTCAGAGATAGGAGTCCCAGTTTTCGGACCTTCTGCATATTGTGCTCAAATTGAAGGCTCTAAAGAATTTGCAAAAGCGTTAATGATAGAAGCTGGTGTGCCTACTGCGAAATATGCTTCTTTTGAAGATTATGAATCTGCATTTGCTTATGTTCAAAAAGAAGGAGCACCTATCGTAATCAAGGCTGATGGCCTTGCCGCAGGTAAGGGCGTAACAGTTTGTACAGAACTTTCTCAAGCAACACATGCATTAAAAGAGATCTTTTTAGATAATAAATTCGGAAAAAGTGGATCCAAAGTTGTTATAGAAGAGTTCATGGAAGGACAAGAAGCTTCTATCTTTGCGATCAGCGATGGAAATACTTATTTCACACTTCCTGCTGCTCAGGATCATAAAAGAGCGTATGACGGGGACCAAGGTCCCAACACAGGCGGAATGGGCGCATACTGCCCTGCTCCAATCGTTACTAAAGAAACATTAGAAAAAGTGAATACGCTCGTTTTTCAACCTGTATTTGAGATCTTCCGCAAGAAAGGAAACCCTTATAAAGGCCTTCTATATGCTGGATTAATGATAGATACAAAGGGAAATCCTAGAGTTGTAGAGTTCAATTGTAGATTTGGTGACCCAGAGACACAATGTGTGTTACCTATGTTAGAGGGTGACTTGTTGGAAATTTTCCAAGCATCTGCCAAAGGGGCACTCAGTGATGTAAAAATAGGTTTGAAACCCGGAGCATCTACCGTAGTCGTTTTGGCCGCGGAGGGTTACCCCGATTCTTATGAAAAGAATATTCCTTTAAATTTACCTGAAACAAGTAGTAAAGATCTAGTAGTTTTTCATGCTGGCACTTCAAAAAAGGATGGAAACTTAATATCGACAGGTGGAAGAATTCTAGGAATCTCTTCATACGGTAAGGACTTAAAAGAATCTGTGGATAAGGTTTATTCTTATCTAAGCGGTTTCAAAATTTCCAAAACCTTCTTCCGTAAAGATATCGCGAGTAAAGCTCTTTAA